One stretch of Lacrimispora sphenoides DNA includes these proteins:
- a CDS encoding DUF5680 domain-containing protein: MIFPEKLQLLRKSKGITQEELAEKVSVSRQAITKWESGQAYPDISNLISISEFFKVTIDHLVKDNDSCITSIVKEDSCDSNELIDFLIKAKCNTYAAKGRECASSRPSSHDLRYEEGVFLYLDTYIGGECFSGEEAVWKNSIPIYAMNYSGRVISSNFNSDFLKAVLLAVPRDKPFRGPDFYQEHDYLYKCKVCGDFKWYQGYEEIYYKNLQVYECYFHGGIVK; the protein is encoded by the coding sequence ATGATTTTTCCGGAAAAATTACAGCTACTAAGAAAAAGCAAAGGCATAACGCAGGAGGAACTAGCTGAAAAAGTTTCCGTATCCCGTCAAGCCATAACAAAATGGGAAAGCGGCCAGGCATATCCTGACATTTCCAATCTCATCAGTATATCAGAATTTTTTAAAGTTACGATTGACCATTTGGTAAAAGATAATGATTCCTGCATTACTTCTATCGTCAAGGAAGATTCCTGCGACAGTAATGAATTAATTGATTTTCTTATTAAGGCAAAATGTAATACTTATGCTGCGAAAGGAAGAGAATGTGCCTCTTCAAGGCCAAGCTCCCATGATTTACGTTATGAAGAAGGCGTCTTCTTGTATTTAGACACGTATATCGGCGGTGAGTGTTTTTCCGGAGAAGAAGCCGTGTGGAAAAACAGCATTCCAATCTATGCAATGAATTACTCCGGTCGGGTAATAAGCAGTAATTTTAACAGCGACTTTTTAAAGGCGGTCTTATTAGCGGTACCCCGGGATAAACCCTTCCGCGGTCCTGACTTCTATCAAGAGCATGATTATCTTTATAAATGCAAGGTATGCGGAGATTTCAAATGGTATCAGGGATACGAAGAAATATACTATAAGAATTTACAGGTTTATGAGTGTTATTTTCATGGAGGAATCGTAAAGTGA
- a CDS encoding GNAT family N-acetyltransferase, translated as MGLRYIRAEKKDVDLLINIYNAAFYTDYVKYGECPAYGKTREEMEASIEKSQKLIIYSVNNPIGAISIADRGDGEYYLGCLCIIPEYQGKGIGTHAFHHILDFYCDWKKITLVTPADKEENIKFLYRKMRFYSK; from the coding sequence ATGGGATTGAGATATATAAGAGCTGAAAAGAAAGATGTAGATTTATTAATCAATATTTATAATGCAGCATTCTATACTGATTATGTTAAGTATGGGGAATGTCCTGCTTATGGTAAAACAAGAGAAGAAATGGAAGCATCGATTGAAAAGTCTCAAAAACTAATTATTTACAGCGTAAACAATCCCATTGGAGCTATTTCAATTGCTGACAGAGGAGATGGAGAGTATTATTTGGGATGTCTTTGCATTATTCCTGAATATCAGGGCAAAGGAATTGGCACACACGCATTTCACCATATTCTGGACTTTTATTGCGATTGGAAAAAGATAACATTGGTAACCCCTGCGGATAAAGAGGAAAACATAAAGTTTTTATACAGAAAAATGCGGTTTTATAGTAAGTAG
- a CDS encoding YbaN family protein → MLKKVIYASIGIAAMALGVMGTVVPGLPATPFFLLALLCFTKSSEKLNCWFRGTGLYAKYVKGYEYDRSMTRKQKLIIQTAAGLMMFISFLLIGNMAVRLLLIAAFILHNYVFIFVIKTRQAGRTETTTKG, encoded by the coding sequence TTGTTAAAAAAAGTAATATATGCTTCTATTGGAATCGCTGCCATGGCCCTGGGAGTTATGGGAACGGTGGTACCTGGCCTGCCTGCCACACCGTTCTTCCTGCTGGCCTTGCTCTGTTTTACAAAAAGCTCTGAAAAGCTCAATTGCTGGTTCAGAGGCACAGGTCTGTATGCAAAATACGTGAAAGGGTATGAATATGACCGGTCAATGACAAGAAAGCAGAAGCTTATCATTCAGACTGCCGCAGGATTGATGATGTTTATCTCCTTTCTATTGATCGGAAATATGGCTGTACGTCTGCTTCTTATCGCAGCCTTTATTCTGCACAATTATGTTTTTATCTTTGTTATTAAAACGCGTCAGGCAGGCAGAACAGAAACGACTACAAAGGGATAG
- a CDS encoding DUF4491 family protein, whose product MNYNGILIGIGTFLIIGLLHPVVIKAEYYFSSRIWPLFLIGGILCIGFSLACAKVVLSALLAVLGFSLLWSIKELKEQKERVEKGWFPRNPKRKW is encoded by the coding sequence ATGAATTATAATGGAATTCTTATCGGTATCGGAACATTTCTTATCATCGGATTATTACATCCTGTTGTTATCAAGGCAGAATATTACTTTAGCAGCAGAATCTGGCCGCTTTTTCTGATAGGGGGAATCTTGTGTATCGGTTTCTCTCTTGCATGCGCTAAGGTAGTATTATCCGCACTTTTGGCAGTTTTGGGCTTCTCGCTTTTATGGAGTATAAAGGAGCTTAAAGAGCAGAAAGAGAGGGTGGAAAAGGGCTGGTTCCCCAGAAATCCTAAAAGAAAATGGTAA
- a CDS encoding class I SAM-dependent methyltransferase, translated as MKLEKMEEFFDSRLDGYEDHQLNAIDSAKIFYPYTASQLPMAEGCKVLDLGCGTGLELNEYFMLNPLAAITGIDLANGMLKALKAKFPDKQLTLINGSYFEVPFGEKVFDAAVSVESLHHFTMEQKILLYKKLHGSLREGGYFILTDYMAENDEEEKNNFLELSRLKKELGICDSEFYHYDTPLTRAHETEALLSGGFSKVELLNKWQSTNILKAYK; from the coding sequence ATGAAACTTGAAAAGATGGAAGAATTTTTTGATAGTCGTTTAGATGGGTATGAGGATCACCAGCTTAATGCTATTGATTCTGCAAAAATATTTTATCCCTATACGGCATCCCAGCTGCCTATGGCCGAAGGCTGTAAAGTACTCGATTTGGGCTGTGGGACAGGGCTTGAATTGAACGAATATTTTATGCTTAATCCACTTGCTGCCATAACAGGAATCGATTTGGCAAATGGGATGTTAAAAGCACTTAAGGCCAAATTTCCAGACAAACAGCTTACGCTTATCAATGGTTCATATTTTGAGGTTCCTTTTGGTGAAAAAGTATTTGATGCTGCCGTTTCTGTGGAATCATTGCATCATTTCACTATGGAACAGAAAATCCTGCTTTATAAAAAGCTGCATGGTTCGTTGAGAGAGGGCGGATATTTTATTTTAACGGACTATATGGCTGAAAATGATGAGGAAGAAAAGAATAACTTTTTAGAGCTTTCCCGGTTGAAAAAAGAATTGGGAATATGTGACAGTGAGTTCTATCACTATGATACACCGCTTACACGAGCGCATGAAACAGAAGCGTTACTCTCCGGAGGATTTTCAAAAGTCGAACTACTGAATAAATGGCAAAGTACGAACATTTTGAAAGCATATAAATGA